A part of Winslowiella toletana genomic DNA contains:
- the manX gene encoding PTS mannose transporter subunit IIAB yields the protein MSIAIVIGTHGWAAEQLLKTAEMLLGEQQNVGWIDFVPGENAETLIEKYNARLTELDTGEGVLFLVDTWGGSPFNAASRIVVDKQNYEVIAGVNIPMLVETLMARDDNPSFDELVSVAVETGREGVKALKAKEPEAATVTATKPAAAAAPLKPMGPDDHMKIGLARIDDRLIHGQVATRWTKETNVNRIIVVSDEVAADNVRKTLLTQVAPPGVTAHVVDVAKMIRVYNNPKYSQDKVMLLFTNPTDVERVVAEGVNIKSVNIGGMAFRQGKTQVNNAVSVDEKDIAAFKKLNERGIELEVRKVSSDQKLKMMDLIAKVNQ from the coding sequence GTGAGTATTGCTATTGTAATCGGCACGCATGGCTGGGCAGCGGAGCAGCTTCTTAAGACCGCCGAAATGCTATTAGGTGAGCAGCAAAACGTCGGATGGATCGATTTCGTTCCCGGCGAGAACGCTGAAACCTTAATAGAGAAATACAATGCGCGCCTGACGGAACTGGATACCGGTGAGGGCGTGCTCTTCCTCGTTGATACCTGGGGTGGAAGCCCATTTAACGCCGCCAGCCGTATTGTGGTTGATAAACAAAACTATGAAGTGATTGCTGGCGTTAATATTCCGATGCTGGTCGAAACGCTAATGGCACGCGACGATAACCCGTCATTTGACGAACTGGTGTCGGTGGCGGTGGAAACCGGTCGTGAAGGGGTGAAAGCGCTGAAGGCGAAGGAGCCGGAAGCGGCAACTGTTACTGCGACAAAACCAGCGGCAGCGGCGGCGCCGTTGAAACCGATGGGGCCGGACGACCATATGAAGATTGGTCTGGCGCGTATTGATGACCGTCTGATCCATGGCCAGGTAGCCACCCGCTGGACCAAGGAAACCAATGTTAATCGTATTATTGTTGTCAGTGATGAGGTCGCTGCTGACAACGTACGTAAAACATTACTCACCCAGGTGGCCCCACCCGGCGTGACCGCACATGTGGTCGATGTCGCCAAAATGATTCGTGTCTATAACAATCCGAAATATAGTCAGGATAAGGTGATGCTGTTATTCACCAACCCGACCGATGTCGAGCGTGTTGTGGCTGAAGGGGTCAATATTAAATCCGTAAATATCGGTGGCATGGCATTCCGTCAGGGGAAAACCCAGGTCAATAATGCCGTTTCCGTTGATGAAAAAGATATTGCAGCTTTTAAAAAACTCAATGAGCGCGGTATTGAACTCGAAGTCAGAAAAGTGTCATCCGACCAGAAGCTGAAAATGATGGACCTGATAGCCAAAGTAAATCAATAA
- the mntP gene encoding manganese efflux pump MntP has product MNISATLILALGMSMDAFAASVGKGAALHKPRFSEALRTGLIFGVIEAITPLIGWGLGQLASQYVVRWDHWIAFVLLAFLGGRMVLEGLRGAKLDCAPVYRHGFWLLVMTAVATSLDAMAIGVSLAFLQVNIIQTALMIGAATLVMSTTGIMVGRFIGPMLGKRAEILGGVVLIGIGCNILYSSLA; this is encoded by the coding sequence ATGAACATTTCCGCAACGCTGATTCTGGCCTTAGGTATGTCGATGGACGCTTTTGCCGCGTCTGTCGGGAAAGGCGCTGCCCTGCATAAACCACGCTTTTCTGAAGCCCTGCGCACCGGATTAATCTTTGGCGTTATCGAAGCCATTACCCCACTAATCGGCTGGGGCTTAGGTCAGCTGGCCAGTCAGTATGTGGTGCGCTGGGATCACTGGATCGCCTTTGTGCTGCTGGCGTTTCTCGGCGGCCGTATGGTGCTGGAAGGATTGCGCGGCGCGAAACTCGATTGCGCACCGGTTTATCGTCATGGATTCTGGTTGCTGGTAATGACCGCCGTCGCCACCAGCCTTGATGCCATGGCGATTGGCGTCAGTCTGGCTTTCCTGCAGGTGAATATTATTCAGACCGCGCTGATGATTGGCGCCGCGACCTTAGTGATGTCAACCACCGGGATTATGGTTGGCCGCTTTATTGGCCCGATGCTCGGTAAACGCGCGGAAATCCTCGGCGGTGTAGTGCTGATCGGCATCGGCTGCAATATTCTCTATTCCAGCCTGGCTTAA
- the kdgR gene encoding DNA-binding transcriptional regulator KdgR, whose product MANADLDKQPDSVSSVLKVFGILQALGEDREHGITELSQRVMMSKSTVYRFLQTMKSLGYVSQEGESEKYALTLKLFELGAKALQNVDLIRSADIQMRELSRLTKETIHLGALEEESIVYIHKIDSMYNLRMYSRIGRRNPLHSTAIGKVLLAWREPTEVQEILQHVEFTRSTSRTVGSAEELLPVLDKVKAQGFGEDNEEQEEGLRCIAVPVFDRFGVVIAGLSISFPTIRFSEESKGDYVAMLHRAARELSSQMGFHDYPF is encoded by the coding sequence ATGGCCAATGCAGATCTTGATAAACAGCCCGACTCTGTCTCTTCGGTGCTAAAAGTGTTTGGTATTTTGCAGGCGCTGGGCGAAGATCGCGAGCACGGCATTACCGAATTGTCGCAGCGTGTAATGATGTCCAAAAGTACCGTTTACCGTTTTCTGCAGACCATGAAATCCCTGGGCTACGTTTCCCAGGAAGGTGAGTCAGAAAAATATGCGCTGACGTTGAAATTGTTTGAGCTGGGCGCCAAGGCCCTGCAGAACGTTGATCTGATCCGCAGCGCGGATATTCAGATGCGCGAACTGTCGCGCCTGACTAAAGAGACCATTCACCTTGGCGCGCTGGAAGAAGAGAGCATCGTCTATATCCATAAGATCGATTCGATGTACAACCTGCGTATGTACTCGCGCATTGGCCGCCGCAATCCACTGCACAGTACTGCCATCGGCAAAGTGCTGCTGGCGTGGCGCGAGCCGACGGAAGTGCAGGAGATCCTGCAGCATGTTGAGTTTACACGCAGCACATCGCGTACCGTCGGCAGCGCCGAAGAGCTGTTGCCAGTGCTGGATAAGGTTAAAGCGCAGGGTTTTGGTGAGGACAATGAAGAGCAGGAAGAGGGCTTACGTTGTATTGCCGTACCGGTGTTTGACCGTTTTGGCGTAGTGATTGCCGGACTCAGTATTTCGTTTCCAACCATTCGCTTCTCGGAAGAGAGTAAAGGCGACTACGTTGCTATGCTGCACCGTGCGGCGCGTGAACTGTCATCGCAAATGGGGTTCCACGACTATCCGTTCTGA
- a CDS encoding EAL domain-containing protein: MQVSQQIVGQFRRKRLLIASIVAALVLILTLTFRFFEEKGRIEQQSHDFANNAIQRFDRMFSPLDVSANNTLALVGLECRDVRYPLVEKVSTLQTVRAVLLVDNDLVYCSSIYGERAIVFSDKWPELAVNNQRMLLTTDDYLLKGSPILVLWTPKSLDNRAGILQVINIELMSNYLLEPTLPWVERAIFNVGGKSLEYGNPMIEHALPSEDEVSYEESSLRYPFSITLFGPAPARLALMTVPSQLPLALLLSLLMGYIVWLATANRMSIAWQISYGLSAQEFMVYCQPLINGRTGACDGIELLLRWHNPRQGWIPPDVFIPMAERQNLVAPLTRFVLNEVVRHLPVLPDCPTFHIAINVAASHFRDRAIIDDLQRLWWPANPRPQLVVELTERDALPVVDQRVVSHLHKIGVKLAIDDFGTGHSSLAYLKTLSPDVLKIDKIFTAAIGTDAINATVTDMVISLAQRLNIALVAEGVETAEQAAYLRERGVDTLQGYFYARPMPIADFPAWLNAHQPGMNA, translated from the coding sequence ATGCAAGTGTCCCAGCAAATTGTTGGACAGTTTCGTCGCAAGCGGTTGTTAATCGCTTCGATCGTCGCCGCGTTAGTGCTCATTCTTACCCTTACCTTTCGTTTCTTCGAAGAGAAAGGTCGTATTGAGCAGCAGTCGCATGACTTTGCTAACAACGCTATACAACGTTTTGACCGCATGTTTTCGCCACTGGATGTGTCAGCCAACAATACGCTGGCGCTGGTTGGTTTAGAGTGTCGCGATGTGCGCTATCCGCTGGTGGAAAAAGTCTCCACCCTGCAGACCGTACGCGCAGTGTTGCTGGTCGATAATGATCTGGTCTACTGCTCAAGCATTTATGGCGAGCGCGCCATTGTTTTTAGTGACAAATGGCCGGAACTGGCGGTCAATAATCAGCGTATGCTGCTGACAACCGATGATTATCTGTTAAAAGGCTCGCCAATATTAGTACTGTGGACGCCCAAATCACTGGATAACCGCGCCGGGATCCTGCAGGTCATCAATATCGAACTGATGAGCAATTATCTGCTGGAGCCAACCCTGCCATGGGTTGAACGCGCCATCTTTAATGTCGGCGGCAAAAGCCTCGAATATGGCAATCCGATGATTGAACACGCGCTGCCTTCGGAAGATGAAGTCAGCTATGAAGAGTCATCGCTGCGCTATCCGTTCTCGATTACTCTGTTTGGCCCAGCACCTGCCCGCCTGGCGCTGATGACCGTCCCTTCTCAGCTGCCGCTGGCGCTGTTGCTGAGCCTGCTGATGGGGTATATCGTCTGGCTGGCCACCGCAAACCGCATGAGTATTGCCTGGCAGATTAGCTACGGCTTATCGGCGCAGGAGTTTATGGTCTACTGTCAGCCGCTGATTAATGGCCGTACCGGCGCCTGTGACGGCATTGAGTTGCTGCTGCGCTGGCACAACCCGCGTCAGGGCTGGATCCCACCGGATGTGTTTATTCCGATGGCCGAGCGGCAGAATCTGGTCGCACCGCTGACGCGTTTCGTACTTAATGAAGTGGTCAGGCACCTGCCGGTACTGCCGGACTGTCCGACTTTCCATATTGCGATTAACGTTGCCGCCAGCCACTTCCGCGATCGGGCGATTATCGACGATCTGCAACGCCTGTGGTGGCCCGCCAATCCGCGACCGCAACTGGTAGTGGAGTTAACCGAACGGGATGCCCTGCCGGTAGTGGATCAGCGAGTGGTATCCCATCTGCATAAGATTGGCGTAAAACTGGCGATTGATGATTTCGGTACCGGCCACAGTTCACTGGCCTATCTGAAAACCCTCAGTCCTGATGTGCTGAAAATCGATAAGATCTTTACCGCCGCCATTGGCACCGATGCGATAAATGCAACGGTGACGGATATGGTGATCTCTCTCGCCCAGCGCCTGAATATCGCGCTGGTGGCGGAAGGCGTGGAGACCGCCGAACAGGCGGCTTATCTGCGTGAACGCGGCGTCGATACTTTGCAAGGCTACTTCTACGCCCGTCCGATGCCAATCGCCGATTTCCCGGCATGGCTGAATGCCCATCAGCCGGGAATGAATGCATAA
- the rlmA gene encoding 23S rRNA (guanine(745)-N(1))-methyltransferase: protein MPYLCPLCQQPLALIERSWRCNNQHQFDCAKEGYVNLLPVQHKRSKQPGDSAEMMQARRQFLDAGHYQPLQQRVAELLDNVLPQQRIRLLDIGCGEGYYTEAVNQRLSRRAETQVHGLDVAKVAIRYAAKRYPQIAFCVASSHRLPFADASMDAVLRIYAPCKAAELARVIRQGGYLLTVAPGPRHLLQFKALIYQQAKLHDESEEQPEGFTRVEQSSLGYPMTLNGEQAAALLQMTPFAWRARDEVWQQLAAETAFVCETDFVLTLWQRD, encoded by the coding sequence ATGCCGTACCTTTGTCCACTTTGTCAGCAGCCGCTGGCCCTTATCGAGCGCAGCTGGCGCTGCAACAATCAGCATCAGTTTGATTGCGCCAAAGAGGGTTACGTCAATCTGCTGCCGGTACAGCATAAACGCTCTAAACAGCCGGGTGACAGCGCTGAGATGATGCAGGCGCGCCGTCAGTTTCTTGATGCCGGACATTATCAGCCACTGCAACAGCGGGTGGCTGAATTGCTGGATAACGTGCTGCCGCAGCAGCGCATCCGGCTGCTGGATATCGGGTGTGGCGAGGGCTACTATACTGAGGCCGTTAATCAGCGCCTGTCGCGGCGCGCGGAGACGCAAGTGCACGGTCTCGACGTAGCGAAGGTGGCTATCCGCTATGCCGCTAAACGCTACCCGCAAATTGCATTCTGCGTGGCATCCAGCCATCGTTTGCCATTCGCCGATGCGTCGATGGATGCGGTGTTGCGTATCTACGCTCCGTGCAAAGCCGCTGAGCTGGCGCGCGTAATCCGCCAGGGTGGCTATCTGCTCACCGTCGCGCCGGGGCCACGCCATTTACTGCAATTTAAGGCGCTGATTTATCAGCAGGCAAAACTGCATGATGAGAGCGAAGAGCAGCCGGAAGGTTTTACGCGGGTGGAGCAGAGCAGCCTCGGTTATCCGATGACCTTAAATGGCGAGCAGGCGGCCGCGCTGTTGCAGATGACGCCATTCGCCTGGCGGGCGCGTGACGAGGTATGGCAGCAACTGGCGGCAGAGACGGCTTTTGTCTGTGAAACCGATTTTGTGCTGACATTATGGCAGCGGGATTAA
- the cspE gene encoding transcription antiterminator/RNA stability regulator CspE gives MAKIKGQVKWFNESKGFGFITPADGSKDVFVHFSAIQGNGFKTLAEGQNVEFEIQDGQKGPAAVNVTAI, from the coding sequence ATGGCAAAGATTAAAGGTCAGGTTAAGTGGTTCAACGAGTCTAAAGGTTTTGGTTTCATTACTCCTGCTGATGGCAGCAAAGATGTGTTCGTACACTTCTCTGCAATTCAGGGCAATGGCTTCAAGACTCTGGCTGAAGGCCAGAACGTTGAGTTCGAAATTCAGGACGGCCAGAAAGGCCCAGCTGCAGTTAACGTAACTGCAATCTGA
- a CDS encoding YobH family protein, with the protein MKIVIRIVAVLAIIWLGMLLTGYGVLTGSSKNAAGLGLQCQYLTARGVVSAQYLHTDSGIVGVTDCPILKKSSEVVDN; encoded by the coding sequence ATGAAAATTGTGATACGTATTGTTGCCGTACTGGCGATTATCTGGCTTGGAATGTTACTGACTGGCTATGGCGTACTGACGGGCAGCAGCAAAAATGCTGCCGGACTGGGTTTACAGTGTCAGTATCTGACCGCACGCGGCGTGGTTTCGGCGCAGTATCTGCACACCGACAGTGGCATTGTTGGCGTAACGGATTGTCCGATTCTGAAGAAAAGCAGTGAAGTGGTCGATAACTAA
- a CDS encoding YebO family protein — MNEMANGAMGLASMGFIAALVIVGLIAWFFVNRASVRASEQIRLLEALLDEQKKQNAMLRRLTDAVSGGEKSKAAAENEDDKDFTRLIPER, encoded by the coding sequence ATGAATGAGATGGCAAATGGCGCAATGGGTTTAGCGTCAATGGGATTTATTGCTGCGCTGGTGATCGTTGGCCTGATCGCATGGTTTTTTGTCAATCGCGCCAGCGTGCGCGCCAGTGAGCAGATTCGTCTGCTTGAAGCGCTGCTGGACGAACAGAAAAAGCAAAATGCGATGCTGCGTCGTCTGACCGACGCGGTCAGCGGTGGCGAGAAGAGCAAGGCGGCGGCTGAAAATGAAGATGACAAAGATTTTACCCGTCTGATCCCCGAGCGCTAA
- a CDS encoding DUF986 family protein, protein MSLTDYLILALLALFLLYAIYDEFLMERRRGETRLKVLLQRRNKLDSLIFIGLIAILIYHNVTAPGPKITTLLLMALAFIALYTFWIRRPKLIFKPQGFFFANVWIDYSRIKGMNLSEDGVLVMQLEHRQLLIHVKELDDLERIYKFMIENQ, encoded by the coding sequence ATGTCTTTAACCGATTATCTGATCCTCGCCCTTCTCGCCCTGTTCCTGCTATATGCAATCTACGATGAATTCCTGATGGAACGTCGGCGCGGGGAAACCCGGCTAAAAGTACTGCTGCAACGCCGTAACAAACTGGATAGCCTGATCTTTATCGGCCTGATTGCCATTCTGATTTACCACAATGTCACCGCTCCAGGGCCGAAAATCACCACACTGCTTTTAATGGCACTGGCTTTTATTGCCCTCTATACCTTCTGGATCCGCCGCCCCAAATTGATCTTCAAACCACAGGGCTTTTTCTTCGCTAACGTCTGGATTGATTATTCGCGCATCAAGGGCATGAACTTATCTGAAGATGGGGTTCTGGTGATGCAATTAGAGCACCGCCAGTTACTTATCCATGTAAAAGAATTAGACGATCTGGAACGAATCTATAAATTTATGATTGAAAATCAATAA
- a CDS encoding PTS mannose transporter subunit IID, with the protein MVDTTTTTTTTAASATTQKKLTPADIRGVFLRSNLFQGSWNFERMQALGFCFSMVPVIRRLYPENNDDRKAAIKRHLEFFNTQPFVAAPVLGVTMAMEEQRANGAPIDDAAINGIKVGLMGPLAGVGDPIFWGTARPVFAALGAGIAMSGSLLGPILFFVLFNLIRLLTRYYGVAYGYKKGIDIVSDMGGGFLQKLTEGASILGLFVMGALVNKWTHVNIPLVVSRITDQTGATHVTTVQTILDQLMPGLVPLLLTFGCMWLLRRKVNALWIIMGFFAIGIFGYWIGLLGL; encoded by the coding sequence ATGGTTGATACCACTACCACTACGACGACCACTGCCGCCAGTGCGACCACGCAAAAGAAACTGACGCCGGCCGACATTCGCGGGGTGTTCCTGCGCTCAAACCTGTTCCAGGGTTCGTGGAACTTTGAACGTATGCAGGCGCTGGGTTTCTGTTTTTCCATGGTGCCAGTGATCCGTCGCCTGTATCCGGAAAATAACGACGATCGCAAAGCGGCGATTAAACGTCACCTTGAGTTCTTTAATACTCAGCCTTTTGTCGCCGCACCGGTTCTGGGTGTGACGATGGCGATGGAAGAGCAGCGTGCGAACGGCGCGCCGATCGATGATGCCGCGATTAACGGTATCAAAGTCGGTCTGATGGGCCCGCTGGCCGGTGTCGGTGACCCCATCTTCTGGGGTACGGCGCGTCCGGTATTTGCGGCACTCGGCGCCGGTATCGCGATGAGCGGCAGCCTGCTCGGTCCGATACTGTTCTTTGTGCTGTTTAATCTGATTCGTCTGCTGACCCGTTACTATGGCGTGGCATATGGCTATAAAAAAGGCATCGATATCGTTAGCGATATGGGCGGCGGCTTCCTGCAGAAACTGACGGAAGGAGCGTCCATCCTCGGCCTGTTTGTCATGGGGGCACTGGTTAACAAGTGGACGCACGTCAATATTCCGCTGGTGGTGTCGCGCATCACCGACCAGACCGGGGCGACCCACGTCACCACGGTGCAGACCATACTTGACCAGCTGATGCCGGGACTGGTGCCGCTGCTACTGACCTTTGGCTGTATGTGGCTGCTGCGCCGCAAAGTGAATGCGCTGTGGATTATTATGGGCTTCTTCGCCATTGGTATCTTCGGCTACTGGATTGGTTTACTCGGACTGTAA
- a CDS encoding PTS mannose/fructose/sorbose transporter subunit IIC — translation MEITTLQIVLIFIVACIAGMGSILDEFQFHRPLVACTLIGFVLGDMKTGIIIGGTLEMIALGWMNIGAAVAPDAALASIISTILVIAGGQSVGAGIALAIPLAAAGQVLTIIVRTLTVAFQHAADKAAEKGNLSAISWIHVSALILQAMRIAIPAVIVAVSVGTSAVHNLLSSIPEVVTNGLNIAGGMIVVVGYAMVINMMRAGYLMPFFYLGFVTAAFTNFNLVALGVIGVVMAVLYIQLSPKYNRVAGAQAGPSNNDLDNELD, via the coding sequence ATGGAGATTACCACTCTTCAAATTGTACTGATATTTATAGTGGCCTGTATTGCAGGTATGGGATCGATTCTTGATGAGTTTCAGTTTCACCGTCCGCTGGTGGCCTGTACGTTAATCGGTTTTGTGCTGGGAGATATGAAAACCGGGATTATCATCGGTGGTACGCTGGAGATGATCGCGCTGGGCTGGATGAATATCGGCGCCGCCGTGGCGCCAGACGCCGCCCTCGCCTCCATTATCTCCACCATCCTGGTCATTGCCGGTGGACAGAGCGTTGGCGCCGGTATTGCGCTGGCTATCCCGCTGGCCGCCGCCGGTCAGGTGCTGACCATTATTGTGCGTACCCTTACCGTCGCCTTCCAGCACGCTGCCGATAAGGCCGCCGAGAAAGGCAATTTAAGCGCCATCAGCTGGATTCACGTTTCGGCGTTAATTCTGCAGGCGATGCGTATCGCTATCCCGGCAGTGATTGTCGCGGTTTCCGTCGGTACCAGCGCAGTGCACAATCTGCTCAGCTCGATTCCGGAAGTGGTTACCAATGGTCTGAATATCGCTGGCGGCATGATTGTGGTGGTCGGTTACGCGATGGTCATCAATATGATGCGTGCCGGTTATCTGATGCCATTTTTCTACCTTGGCTTCGTTACCGCAGCATTTACGAACTTTAACCTGGTTGCGCTTGGCGTGATTGGCGTGGTGATGGCGGTGCTCTATATCCAGCTGAGTCCGAAATATAACCGCGTAGCGGGCGCGCAGGCCGGCCCGTCCAATAACGATCTCGACAACGAATTAGACTAA
- a CDS encoding TerC family protein, whose product MEFLLDPSIWAGLLTLIVLEIVLGIDNLVFIAILADKLPPKQRDKARLIGLSLALLMRLGLLSLISWMVTLTRPLFSVADFSFSGRDLILLFGGVFLLFKATMELHERLENRQLETDGNRAYASFWAVVIQIVVLDAVFSLDAVITAVGMVNDLAIMMTAVVIAMGVMLLASKPLTNFVNAHPTVVVLCLSFLLMIGLSLVAEGFGFHIPKGYLYAAIGFSILIELFNQIARRNFIRHQSHRPMRERTAEAILRLMGGRRGSQQTSSEHSSEVASVMPQEAFKDEERFMINGVLTLASRSVRSIMTPRGEISWVDAERPLDEVRIQLLDTPHSLFPVCRGELDEIIGVVRAKELLVALDHGIDVATFAAATPPIIVPDTLDPINLLGVLRRAKGSFVVVTSEFGVVQGLITPLDVLEAIAGEFPDEDETPDIIADGDGWLVKGGTDLHSLQQLLDTQQLVKAEDDHASLAGLLIAQKGQLPVPGEVIELLPLRFQIIEATDYRVDLVRVTKERNQMDEEEA is encoded by the coding sequence ATGGAATTTCTTCTGGACCCCTCAATTTGGGCCGGTCTGCTGACGCTTATCGTTCTTGAGATCGTATTGGGTATCGATAACCTGGTGTTTATCGCCATCCTCGCCGATAAACTGCCGCCAAAGCAGCGTGACAAAGCGCGCCTGATTGGTTTATCGCTGGCGTTATTAATGCGTCTGGGACTGCTGTCATTGATTTCCTGGATGGTGACGCTGACGCGACCACTGTTCAGCGTAGCTGATTTCAGTTTCTCTGGTCGCGACCTGATTTTGCTGTTTGGCGGGGTGTTTTTGCTGTTTAAGGCGACCATGGAGTTGCATGAACGGCTGGAAAATCGCCAGCTTGAAACCGATGGCAATCGTGCCTACGCCAGTTTCTGGGCGGTAGTGATCCAGATTGTGGTGCTGGATGCCGTGTTCTCACTTGATGCGGTAATCACTGCCGTCGGGATGGTGAACGATCTGGCGATTATGATGACCGCGGTAGTGATTGCCATGGGCGTCATGTTGCTGGCGTCAAAACCGCTGACCAACTTTGTTAACGCCCATCCGACGGTGGTGGTGCTCTGTCTGAGCTTCCTGTTAATGATCGGTCTGAGTCTGGTGGCTGAAGGTTTTGGCTTCCATATTCCGAAAGGTTACCTGTATGCGGCGATTGGCTTCTCGATTCTGATCGAGCTGTTTAACCAGATTGCCCGGCGCAACTTTATTCGCCATCAGTCCCATCGTCCGATGCGTGAACGTACCGCAGAAGCGATCTTACGTCTGATGGGGGGACGCCGCGGCTCGCAGCAGACCAGCAGTGAACACAGCAGTGAAGTGGCGTCGGTGATGCCGCAGGAAGCCTTTAAAGATGAAGAGCGCTTTATGATTAATGGCGTACTGACGCTGGCATCGCGTTCGGTGCGCAGCATCATGACGCCGCGTGGCGAGATCTCGTGGGTCGATGCTGAACGCCCACTGGATGAAGTGCGCATCCAGCTGCTGGATACGCCGCACAGCCTGTTCCCGGTTTGTCGCGGTGAGCTGGATGAGATTATCGGCGTGGTGCGCGCCAAAGAGCTGCTGGTGGCGCTGGATCATGGCATCGATGTGGCGACTTTCGCCGCAGCGACACCGCCGATTATTGTGCCTGATACGCTGGACCCGATTAATCTGCTGGGGGTATTGCGCCGCGCCAAGGGCAGCTTTGTGGTGGTCACCAGCGAGTTTGGGGTGGTGCAGGGGCTGATTACCCCGCTGGATGTGCTGGAAGCGATTGCCGGTGAATTCCCTGATGAAGATGAAACCCCGGATATTATTGCCGATGGTGATGGCTGGCTGGTTAAAGGCGGCACCGATCTGCACTCGCTGCAGCAACTGCTTGATACCCAGCAGCTGGTCAAAGCCGAGGATGACCATGCTTCACTGGCCGGATTGCTGATTGCGCAGAAAGGGCAGTTGCCGGTACCAGGTGAAGTGATTGAGCTGTTGCCACTGCGCTTCCAGATTATTGAAGCGACAGATTACCGCGTTGATCTGGTGCGTGTGACCAAAGAGCGTAATCAGATGGATGAAGAAGAGGCCTGA
- a CDS encoding MBL fold metallo-hydrolase gives MVWKNPWYDPAKAHHTPEGFRNPEADLRQQGDLRRWQKERKAQGLPFPPAGGYQAFIAQWWQPADLSGSEDAIWWLGHACLMLRINQRYTLIDPALSQRASPLRFYGPARKTPAPLDINALPALDTVLISHNHYDHLDRPTIRKILRRFPAVQFVVPLGLKPWFEKQGARHVIQLDWWEAASLTDMKIHAVPARHWSMRSLKDRNRSLWCGWTISAGNLSFWFTGDSGYTENLLDIPRRLGPFNVAALPVGAYAPKWFMHGQHMDPQQAVSLHRDLGCPLSIPIHWGVFELADESLDAPPAELAQSMQAAGLEARRFQAWRIGARKLINNIDQE, from the coding sequence ATGGTCTGGAAAAACCCCTGGTATGACCCTGCGAAAGCCCACCACACGCCAGAAGGCTTCCGCAACCCGGAAGCCGATTTACGCCAGCAGGGTGATTTAAGACGCTGGCAGAAGGAGCGTAAAGCGCAGGGATTGCCGTTTCCGCCAGCAGGTGGCTATCAGGCGTTTATTGCGCAATGGTGGCAGCCTGCCGATCTCTCCGGCAGTGAGGATGCTATCTGGTGGCTGGGTCATGCCTGTCTGATGCTGCGCATCAATCAGCGCTATACGTTAATCGATCCGGCGCTGTCACAACGTGCGTCGCCGCTGCGTTTTTATGGCCCGGCGCGTAAGACGCCAGCACCTCTGGATATCAATGCTTTACCCGCGCTGGATACAGTGCTGATCTCACATAACCACTATGACCATCTTGATCGCCCGACTATCAGGAAGATTCTCCGTCGTTTCCCGGCGGTGCAGTTTGTGGTGCCGCTTGGCCTGAAGCCGTGGTTCGAAAAGCAGGGCGCCAGACATGTGATTCAGCTTGACTGGTGGGAAGCCGCATCGCTGACGGATATGAAAATCCATGCGGTGCCTGCCCGCCACTGGAGCATGCGTTCGTTAAAAGATCGTAACCGTTCACTTTGGTGTGGCTGGACAATTAGTGCGGGAAATCTGAGTTTTTGGTTTACCGGCGACAGCGGTTATACAGAAAATTTGCTGGATATTCCGCGACGGCTGGGGCCGTTTAATGTAGCCGCGTTGCCGGTGGGCGCCTATGCACCAAAATGGTTCATGCACGGACAACACATGGACCCACAACAGGCGGTTTCTTTGCATCGCGATTTGGGCTGTCCGCTGTCGATTCCGATCCACTGGGGGGTGTTTGAACTGGCGGATGAGTCGCTGGACGCGCCGCCAGCGGAACTGGCGCAATCAATGCAGGCGGCCGGGCTTGAAGCGCGGCGTTTTCAGGCGTGGAGAATAGGCGCCAGAAAGTTAATTAATAATATCGACCAGGAATAA